The nucleotide sequence CTGGATCCAACCATTGAGGCATTTAATATTGGAATGAATTGTGGTGAAGCGGCAGGGCAGACGGTATTTCATTGCCACGTGCACCTCATTCCAAGGCGAAAGGCTGATGTAGATAATCCCAGGGGTGGAGTTCGCCATGTCATCCCAGGTAAAGGTCATTACCAGGATAAAAAATAAACGGTTAGAGTTGACGATATGAAAAAACTAATACTTGTGGCATTAATTTTTCTAAGTGCCTGCTCTGTTCGGTACACGCAGCGTATCCCTGGCATCCAGCCTGGCTATGTCGATACTCAGCTGGGTCAAGATACATATCAGGTCAAGATCGGAGAGGCATGGCAAAAGGACTGGGCTGACTTGGAGAAGTTTGCGATGTACCGTGCTTCCGAAATCACAGAGTCACGAGGTAAACGCTACTTTATTGTGCTCAATTCAAGCACCCAAGTATCGACTTACTACATTACAACACCGTCAACGACCAACACTAATGCCACTGCTACAGTTTCTGGATCTACTGCATATATCAATTCAACTTCCACCACGACTCCGGGAGTTACCGCACCCATTAGTGGTGGTTGGTACACATTGGACTTCAGAATCCTCAGTGATGCTGATCTAGCAAAGACCCCAAGGGTGGTTGATGCTCAGCAGGTAAAGCGTGATTACCAAATGTTTATTGATGGTAGGCGGTAATGAGTGATATTGAGTTTTTTGCCAAGCTAAATCCAAAGCCTTTTAAGAGCCTTGCAATCATTGAGAAAGACCGGGTCGAGGAGCTTAAGCGGGAAAAGGAGTTGGCTCTCCTGAAGGCTGCTGGCAAGATCCCGGCCGAGCCTGAACCACCAGAAACACGGGAACCGTTCTACGACTAATGCGATTAATTTTGAATTGCTATTGACTTTGTCCTATTGAATTTGCTAAAGGTGGTAGCACCACACCCAATAAGGACAAGAAATGTCTGAAATACCATTTGTTTTAGCTCAGCAAGAAAAGGACTGTATGTCCTTCAATACTGAAACACCCCCAAATCCAATTGTGGATTCATACAAGGAATCAGCCTTTTTCCCTGAAATTCATGCCTACGTGACTACAAATGCGAGGGTCAGGGAGGATGGCGACTTCTGGATTGAGTTTAATACCATGGCTGGAGAGCGTCTATCGGGAATGGAAATGTATATAAACCGATTTACCAATGTCGAGGAGGGGCTCCAATTCCTTAAGAAGCTTCAGAGGGTATCTGAAAACCTCATTGGTTTTATTGAAAAGAATCACTTGAAGCAAGCACCTAAGGATTGAGTATGGGTAATGCAGGATCTTACTTGTTGCTAATCTTTCCGATCATCATCCTTGTATGGATCTTTATGCCTTCAGCAAAGACTCCCCCAGCTGATTATGCGCACATCGTATTGTTTGAGAATAGCAAGAAGTCCAACTCTAGTCGTTATAAGATCGTAATTAATGGTGAAGATGTTTCTTCAAAGTTTGGTGCTGATTCAGATGGCTTTATTAGGACTCATCATCTCGACTGGGAAGGTAAGTTTAATAAAGGGTGTAGCCTCAGAAGTCAGACTGGGTTAGAGCCACTTTTCTATCACAAAGTTTATCTAAAAGGCGAAGAGCCTAACTATTCATACGGTTATGGAAAGATAAAGTCTTATTACCATGAGAATAATCCTCAGGCAATGTATGAAGCCGTGCTAGACATAAGTAAAAATAAATCCTAGTTGTGCTTATTTATTACCTTCCGTTAGGTCGATAGTAAGGGTTATTAGGGGTCGGTTGCCGATACCCGTCTGCCCCTTGTTGATACTGAGTTGTTCCACTACCGATTGTGTTGTTTCTGATATCCCCGTAGTAGGAAGTATCTCCGACTCTGTTCTCCGTTCCCACTACTGTATTGGTTGTATCTTTGTAATAGGTCGTATTCCCCACAGTATTGGCTGACCCCACTACATTGTTGTATTGATCCCTGTAGTAGGTGGTCTGAGCGATAGCTGAGGAGGAGATAAGAAGTAGGGAGAGCAAGATCTTATTCATTCTAGCTCCTCATCACTTTGTTGGGGAAGAGGCTCATCGTGATCCTTGTCATCCTTAGGAGTTAGGTCAGTCTCATAGTCCACTAAAGCAGCGACTACTTCATCTCTAGATAGGTCATCAGTCTTATTCTTTGGCATGGTTATTTGACTCTATACCCTTTAGTTACTTACTACCTACGACTTTAAGAAACTTCTTGGCTACCTTTGCGTTCCAAGGCCTGAGCGTATCCATCTCAGCCTTAGAGTAGGTGTCAAAGGTGATCTTTCCAGTGGTGTGCCTCATCAATCGAACAATGTTCAAAGGCTCACACCCAATTGCCTCAAGCTCCTGAGCGTATCTCTTACGAAGTCCGTGGGTTGTCTTTGAGCTATATCCAAGGTCTTTAGATAGTCCGTTGAAGTTCCTCTGAATCCTCCTAAAGAGCCCCTTGTTCTCGAATGGAATTCGTTTCAGCAAGGTGTTTACCTCAGGAATCACTGGAAGATAGGCCGAGGAGGCCACGTTCTTAGTGCCTTCTACATAGATAGACCCAGTGTCTTTAGGTTTGATCTTGAAGACTTCGCTTATACGAAGGCCAAGGAGGAGGGCTACAGTTACACAATCTCTCGTATCGGAGAATAAGTCGGGGTGATTAAAGAGGGCTTTTAGCTCCTCATCGGTGTGGGCTATAGCTCCATCTCCACCTTTGCCCTTAGCCCCAGCACCCTCAGCGTAGTTCCTCTCAACAATTCCAGACCTGATGGCTGACTTGAAAAGTAGAGATATTTGGGAGAGTTTGTTGTTTGCTGTTTTCGCTGAGAGCTTCTCCTCGGTGGTCATATGATCTACCCAAGAGGCTAAGTGTTTGGTTTTAACAACATCAATAAAGACTAGTCCACTGTGCAAGGAGAACTCTCTGACGGCTTCTTTTAGTCTTCTTTCTGCGTTCTTTTGGTCGAACTTTTCGGGATACTTTTTCTCTGCAATCCATCGCTTAATTTGTTGCTCAGCGAGTGTGTGAAGTGAGGTTCTTCCTTCGAGTTCACCCATCAATCTTTGAGAGGTGATCTTGTCTAACTTCTCTGAGAGGTTCTTTGCAATCTCCCAAGATCTTTCGTCTGTCTCATCATCTTTAGTGTGGTGTTTGATATCAAGAATTAAGTTCGTTACGTAGTCTCGTGAATTGAACTTCTCAAACTCTTTGAAGATCTCGCTTACTACTTCGTGAAGTCTTCTCTTAGCTACCTGTAGATCCTTTGTACGTAGTGAGCGAACAATGATTTCTTTACCAACATAGGGTGCGAGTTTCGTAGGTACACGAACACGGGCGTAAAATGTCCCATCAGGTCTAGGTTGGAAGAGATAGTTAGGTTTCATGACTGTTAACACAATTTAGATAAATGTTAACACATAATAATATTCAAAACTCTATGGAATAAGGCTTAGAGAGGGGTGGCATAATGTTCAAATCCTCTCGCCCCGACCATTCAATTTCCCATCTACTTCCCATGACATCAAACTCAAACAACACTACGTATTTTGGATTGACCATTCCGTTTTTAGCTCACCTGGGGGTAGTGCCTGAGTATGCCGAAGGCGGTAAATCACGTATTAGCTTAGTCATTCAGCCAGAATTTGAGAATAGCTTTCAGATTGCTCATGGTGGTGTTGTGATGACCCTTTTGGATTTTGCAATGGGGGCGGCAGCTCGTAGCACTGTCAACCAGCAACTTGGCGCTATGACAATTGACATGAACGTCAGCTTCTTACGCCCAAGCGTTGGCAAGATTGTGGTGGAGGGTAGTGTTCTCAAGTTTGGTAAAACGATTCATTACTGTGAGGCCGTAGTATTAAATGAGGCTGGTGAAGTTACTGCTAAATCTAGTGGTACATTTATGCTGAGAAGGTAATTTTTAATAATCACTATAAATATAGTATTTATAATGATTATGTTGTTTAATTGATTAATTATTAAAATACAGCCCTATTAGTGTGGGGTTATAAGCGCCATTTAATTAAATACCATTATTCTTTAATATATGGATATAATAAATGCTTAGGAGTATCAAATCCTTTGTTATTCTATAAATTGATTATCTGGATAAACTAAAAATGTCATCATATAAAGAGTTGTTAGCCCAACGTGATTTGTTGGATAAGCAGATTAAAGAAGCAGTTTTACGTGAAAAGGCCGATGGCATTGCTAAAGCCAAGCTCATCATTGAACAATACGATTTAACAGCATCAGACTTATTTAGCCGTAAGGCTGGCGTCCGTAGTTCAGGCGGTAAGGTTGCCCCTAAGTATCGCAATCCCTCTAATGGTGATACTTGGACTGGTCGCGGCAAGGCGCCTAAATGGATCGAAGGTAGAGATCGCAGTAACTTCTTGATCTAAATTATTGATTTAAATAGATTTATTGTTAAAAAAAGCCGCTCATTGCAAGATTGAGCGGCTTTTGTGTTTTATGTAGCAAGGTCAGAGCTTAGGCGCACTTTCTATTGAGCGCCTGAATAAATATAGGCTCTAAGAGTTCATGGCGATTTTTATCTCCCATAGTATTTTCTAGTTCTGGGTTGGTAGCTGGATAGCCAATAATCAGTGGATTTTGGTCAATTAGGCCATTTTCAAGCTCCTCCTGAAGAACTTCAGGGTAGCGTGACTTTACCCCCACTGTATTTTCATCAGCTAGGCCTATAACCCCAGGATGAAGGCGAATAAACCCTTCATCTACCAAAATAGGAATACGCTGTGTGTCCTTGTTTTTACTCAAATAATGGATGAGATGCACCTGCTCAACTGGTGGAATCAGGGCATCTAGAAATATGAGGTCGGGGGCGATTGAAACTGCCTTCATCAGACCCTCAAGGCTATCAACAGATACCTCCATATCTACCTTTAGCTGCCAACATTGAATAGATTCGATTAACTCGTGGCTATTTTCGGCTCTTCTGAATATCCCCATGGCAATACAGTTTTGGGTAGTTTTCTGGCGCATCGCTCTTTTGCGACGTGCTAGCTGCTGATCTAAAGAGCTTGCCAGGATACGCCTATGACCTCCACGGGTCTTCCAGGCGATTAATTCACCTAATTCAACCATTTTCTGGACGGTGCCAAGTGATACCTGCAGCACTTTTGCGCTTTGACGGGTGCTTAGATATTCCAATTCTGGGGTAATCGCTTTCATATGTCCCTAATCTCATTAATTTATTTGGAGATTTAGAGAATACGAATCAAGTCTGAGGGAATCTGTCGGGCATGGTTTAAATCAGAGTAGGAAAATTCTTATTCAAGTCCTAAAAAGGGGTAGCAGCTCTAAAAGTCCTCAAATCAGGGAAAGCCCTTTATGAATCAATGGGTAGTCGTGTTAAATTAGCATGGTTGTAAGAGTATTCGCACAGATCAGTTCGTAAAGCGGTTTAGCCGCAGAGCGAATGGTTTTAACCACAGTTTTTATTCGGGAAACCCGATGAAAGGTGAGCATCATGATGCAAGATCAAAGAGATAGCTCCTATCTCTTCGGTGGAAACGCCCCTTACGTAGAAGAACTCTACGAATCCTATTTGCATGATCCAGGCTCTGTAGCTGATCATTGGCGAGATTATTTTGATAATGTGAAGCAGGTCCCAGCGGTAGATGGTTCTTCAAGAACTGACATTGCCCATGGACCTATTGTTGCTTCATTTGCTGAGCGGGCCAAGCAAGGGCCCATCAGAACAGTTTCTGATTCGGCTGACTCTGAGATGGGGCGCAAACGCGTTGCCGTTCAGCAGTTAATCGCCGCATATCGTAACGTCGGTAACCGCTGGGCCGATATTGATCCTTTGAAGCGAACTGAGCGCAAGGATATTCCGGAGTTAGATCCAGCTTTTTATGGCTTTACAGATGGCGATATGGATATCGTCTTCAATACTAGTAATACCTTCTTTGGTCGCAATGAAATGACCTTGCGTGATTTATTGCAAGCATTGCGTCAAACTTACTGTGGCACCTTAGGTGCTGAGTACATGTTTATTGCTGACCAGACTATCAAGAAATGGTGGCAAGAAAAATTAGAGTCGATCCGCTCAACTCCGAGATTTAATATGGACGAGAAGCGCCATATTTTGGATCGCGTTACTTCGGCAGAAGGTTTGGAGCGCTATCTTCAAGCAAAGTATGTAGGCCAAAAGCGATTTTCTCTCGAAGGTGGTGAGAGTTTTATCGCTTGTATGGACGAGTTGATTCGTGAATCTGGTGCCAAGGGCGTCCAAGAGATTGTGATTGGTATGGCCCATCGCGGCCGACTGAACGTGCTGGTGAATGTTTTAGGAAAAATGCCTTCAGATCTTTTTGCTGAGTTTGAGCATAAGGGCCCAGAAACATTGCCTGCAGGTGATGTGAAGTATCACCAAGGATTCTCGAGTGATATTTCTACTCCGGCAGGACCTGTCCATCTGTCGCTGGCATTTAATCCTTCCCATTTAGAGATCGTGAACCCGGTAGTAGAGGGTTCTGCACGTGCTCGTATGGAGCGTCGTGGAGATATGTTAGGTGAGCAAGTATTGCCAGTATTAGTACATGGAGATGCAGCTATTGCTGGTCAAGGTGTGATGCAAGAAACCTTAGCAATGGCGGAGGTCCGCGGCTACTACACTGGCGGCACGATTCACATCGTCATTAATAATCAGATTGGTTTCACAACATCCGATCCTCGTGACTTGCGCTCAAGTTTGTATTGCACAGACATCATGAAGGTGATTGATGCGCCTGTATTGCATGTGAACGGTGATGATCCTGAAGCGGTTGTTTTGGCTACCAAGCTGGCTGTTGAGTTCCGTACTCAGTTTCACAAAGATGTTGCCATCGATATTGTTTGCTTCAGAAAGCTGGGTCATAACGAGCAAGACACTCCTGCCATGACTCAACCTCTGATGTACAAGATCATTGCGGCTCATCCAGGTACACGTAAGTTGTATGCAGATAAATTAGAAGCTCAAGGTGTATTGCCTGCCGGCACCGGTGAATTAATGGTGAAGGAGTACCGTGCGGCCATGGATGCTGGTAAGCAGACTTCAGACCCTGTGCTCAGTAATTTCAAAGGTAAGTTTGCAGTTGATTGGTCTCCATTTCTCAATAAGCGTTGGACCGACGAGGCTGACACTGCCATCCCATTGACTGAGTGGAAGCGACTCGCAGAACGAGTCTCTACTGCTCGAGAAGGATTTAAGGTTCATCCTTTGGTCGAAAAGGTCTTAAAAGATCGTGCTGCTATGGGCCGCGGAGAAACTAATGTTGACTGGGGTATGGGTGAGCATATGGCTTTCGCATCCCTAGTAGCTAGTGGCTACCCAGTTCGCTTATCCGGCGAGGATAGTGGTCGCGGCACCTTTACCCATCGCCATGCAGTTTTGCATAATCAAAACCGCGAAAAATGGGATACCGGAGTCTATATTCCCTTGCGCCATATAGCCAAAGATCAAGCTCCTTTTTTGGTAATTGATTCCATCCTCTCTGAAGAGGCGGTACTTGGTTTTGAGTATGGTTACGCAGCTGCTGAACCAAATACCCTGACTATTTGGGAGGCTCAGTTTGGCGACTTCGCGAACGGCGCTCAAGTAGTGATCGATCAATTTATCGCTTCAGGAGAAGTAAAGTGGGGTCGTGCAAACGGCTTAGTCATGATGTTGCCTCACGGCTATGAGGGTCAAGGCCCAGAACACTCATCTGCACGATTAGAGCGCTTTATGCAGTTATGCGCTGATACTAATATGCAAGTGATTCAGCCAACAACCGCATCGCAGATCTTCCACGTCTTGCGTCGTCAAATGATTCGTCAGTTCCGCAAGCCTCTGATCTTGATGACACCAAAATCATTGCTCCGTAACAAAGAGGCTGCTTCGCCATTGACTGAGTTCACCAAGGGTGGTTTTCATACCATTCTTCCGGAGCGCGATGAGAGTATCGATGGCAAAAAGGTCACTCGATTAATTATGTGTTCCGGTAAGGTCTATTACGATTTGGCCAAAACACGTGCCGATAAAAAACTAGAGGATGTGGCGATTATTCGTTTGGAGCAGCTCTATCCATTCCCTCATAAGGCATTGACTGCTGAGTTGAAGAAGTACCCAAATCTGGAGGAGGTAGTGTGGTGTCAAGATGAGCCACAAAACCAAGGCGCCTGGTTCTTTGTTCAGCATAATATTTTGGAGAATATGTCTGAAGGCATGAAATTAGCCTATGCAGGTCGTCCAGCTTCTGCTTCACCAGCTTGTGGCTACGCCCATCTCCATCAAGAACAACAGAAGTCTCTTCTTACTGCAGCATTCGCAAAACTTAAGGGTTATGTCATTACGAAGTAATCGTAGACCTCACTCTTATATAAATACTAAATAGGATTAATCATGGCTATTTTTGAAGTTAAAGTCCCCCAGCTCTCCGAGTCAGTAGCAGAAGCTACTTTGTTGCAATGGAAAAAGAAAGTCGGCGATGCCGTCGGTCAAGATGAGATCTTGATTGAAATTGAAACAGACAAAGTTGTATTAGAAGTTCCTTCACCGTCTGCTGGTGTGATTACCGAGATCGTTATTGCTGATGGCGGCACTGTAGTTGCTGAGCAACTGATTGCGAAGATTGATAGCACAGCTGTCGCTGCTGCGGCTCCTGCCGCCGCTGCTCCAGCTGCCGCTCCAGCTAAAGCTGCGCCTGCAGCAAAGTCATCTGGCGCTGCTGCTGCACCTTCCGCAGCAAAAATTTTGGCTGAAAACAATATGACGACTGGTCAAGTTGCAGGCTCTGGTCGTGATGGTCGTGTGACAAAGGGTGATGCACTCAATGCCGTTGCGGGAGGTTCATCTTCCGCTGTATTACCAAGCGCACCAATTCCGCTAGGTAATCGCCCAGAAGAGCGTGTACCAATGAGTCGCTTGCGTGCTCGTATTGCCGAGCGTTTGTTAGAGTCCCAGGCAAACAATGCCATCTTGACTACCTTCAATGAAGTCAATATGGCTCCAGTAATTGCTATGCGCAACAAGTACAAAGATCAGTTTGAAAAAGTGCATGGCGTGAAGTTGGGCTTCATGTCCTTCTTTGTTAAAGCAGCTACCCATGCCTTGAAGAAGTTCCCATTATTGAATGCATCTGTTGATGGCAATGACATCGTGTATCACGGTTACTTTGACATTGGTATTGCAGTGAGCTCACCACGCGGTTTGGTTGTTCCAATTTTGCGTGACGTGGATCAAATGAATTTGGCTGATATCGAGAAGAAGATTGCTGAGTTTGGCGTAAAAGCGCGCGAAGGTAAGTTGTCATTAGAAGATTTAACTGGCGGCACATTCTCCATCTCTAATGGTGGCGTATTTGGTTCGATGCTTTCTACTCCGATTATCAATCCCCCACAGTCTGCGATTTTAGGCATTCATGCAACTAAAGAGCGTGCAGTGGTTGAGAACGGTCAAATCGTGATTCGTCCGATTAACTACCTGGCTTTGTCATATGACCATCGCATTATTGACGGTCGTGAGGCAGTGCTTGGCTTAGTAGCCATGAAGGATGCATTGGAAGATCCTTCACGTCTTCTCCTAGATCTGTAAAAGGAAAGAACATGAGCCAATCATTTGACATAGTAGTAATCGGCGGTGGTCCTGGCGGTTATATCGCTGCGATTCGTGCGGCGCAACTTGGCTTTAAGGTTGCCTGCGCTGAATCCAGTGCCTATGACGATCCAAAGGGTGAGATACGTCTGGGTGGAACTTGCTTGAACGTTGGCTGTATTCCTTCTAAAGCTTTGCTTTCTTCGTCTGAGGAATTCGAGAAGATTAGTCATCACGTAGCTGATCATGGCATTACTGTTGGATCAGTCAAGTTAGACTCTGGCAAGATGATTGCTCGTAAAGATGGGATTGTGACCAAGATGACTGCTGGTATTCAGTTCTTGTTCCGCAAAAATAAAATTACCTTGTTAAAAGGCCATGCATCTTTTGAGGGTAAGAATGCTGACGGTTATCAAGTCAAAATTGACGGTAAAGATAAAGAAGTAGTTAATGCTAAAAATGTGATTATTGCTACCGGATCTAAAGCGCGTCATTTGCCAGGCATTCCAGTCGATAACGTGTTGATTAGCGATAACGAAGGTGGTCTCAAGTTTGATTCCATTCCCAAGAAACTTGGCGTGATCGGAGCTGGTGTAATCGGCCTGGAGCTGGGCTCTGTATGGCGTCGTGTTGGCTCTGATGTGACTATTCTTGAAGCGCTCCCAACTTTCTTGGGCGCAGTTGATCAGGGTATTGCCAAAGAAGCTCACAAAATCTTTACCAAGCAAGGCCTCAAGATCAATATGGGCGTCAAGATTGGTGAAGTCAAAGCCGACAAAAAAGGCGTTGTAGTTAACTACACCGATAGTGAAGGCAAGGCTCAGAAATTAGAGTGCGATCGTTTAATCGTTTCTGTTGGCCGGGTTCCGAATACCGATAAACTGGGTCTCGATAAGATTGGTCTGAAAGTAGATGAGCGTGGTTTCATTCCAATCGATGACCATACTTGCGCAACAGCAGCGCCCAGTGTTTACGCTGTGGGTGATGTAGTGCGTGGACCTATGCTGGCTCACAAGGCAGAAGACGAAGGTGTGCTCGTTGCTGAAACGATCGCCGGTCAAAAGCCACATATTGATTACAACTGCATTCCTTGGGTGATTTACACCGACCCCGAAATTGCTTGGGTTGGTAGAACTGAAGAGCAGCTCAAACAGGCTGGCATTGCCTACAAAGCAGGTCAGTTCCCATTTGCAGCTAATGGCCGTGCACTAGGTATGGATCGTGCAGAGGGTTTTGTCAAAGTATTGGCCGATGAAAAAACAGATGAAATTTTAGGCGTCCATATCATTGGACCAAACGCATCTGACCTAATTGCAGAAGCAGCCGTAGCGATGGAATTTAAAGCAGCAGCGGAAGATATTGCTCGTATCTGTCATCCACATCCAAGCCTATCGGAAGTGGTTCGCGAGGCAGCATTAGCGACGGATAAACGTGCATTAAACATGTAATTGAAAGCATTAGAGTTTTACCATCAAGAGTTAAAGGCGCGCGGGTATCACAGTGATCCCGCGCAACTAGCTGCTATTGAGCGCTTGCAGCGCTGTGAAGATGAGTGGGTTGCTTATAAAGAAATCCGCAGCAATGGCTTAAAAAAGAAGCTCTTCAAACCAAAACTTCCACGCGGCGTCTATTTGTGGGGCGGAGTAGGTCGCGGCAAATCCTTTTTGATGGATGTTTTTTTTGCTGCATCTCCTCTGGAGAAAAAAATCCGGATTCATTTTCATGAATTCATGCGAGAAGTGCATCGTGAGCTTCATGAGCTTTCCGGTATGGCGGATCCACTAGATGAACTTGCCAAAAGAATTGCTAATAGGTACCGACTCATTTGTTTTGATGAGTTTCATATCAATGATATTGCCGATGCCATGATTTTGTATCGCTTGCTGAGCGCACTCTTTGAAGATCGCGTCCAGTTTGTGATGACCTCAAACTATGAACCTAGCCAGCTCTATCCCAACGGCTTGCATCGGGATCGTTTGCTACCGGCCATTAAGCTATTAGAAGAGCAACTCGATGTCATGAATGTCGATGCCGGTAATGACTATCGCCGCGTACAGATGGCTCAGGTTCAGGCCTACCTAACACCAGTCAATGCCGCCACCCATGCGATCTTGATGCAGATGTTTCAAACCCTAATCGGCAATCAAAAAGAGACTGTTCGTCCGGTGTTACGCATTGAATCTCGGGAGCTAAGACCTCTGCATATGGCCCAAGGGGTGGTTTGGTTCGATTTTCAAACCTTATGCTGCGGTCCAAGGTCACAAAACGACTATTTGGAGATTGCTAAACAGTTCCATACGGTGATCCTGTCGGGAGTCCCTTATATGCCCCCTAGAATGACTAATGAAGCCCGCCGCTTTATTTGGCTTATTGACGTCCTTTATGACCATAAAATCAAATTAATCATCTCCGCAGAGGTTCCAGCGGTCGATTTATATACCGAGGGCCAGATCACCAGTGAGTTCTCCAGAACGGTTTCTCGTTTAATTGAGATGCAGTCTCGGGATTACCTAGATGCACCCCGTCGGGTAATTGATACCAGCTTGACCTAAAATAGGTTCATGACTAGCAATTCCAACCTAAATGCAGATTTACACTGCCATTCCGTTGTGTCTGATGGAACTCTGACCCCTGAGGAGCTGGCGGAGCGTGCCTATTCGAACGGCGTGCGTCTATGGGCATTGACCGACCACGATGAGTTGGGTGGTCAAGAGAGGGCACAACTTGCTGCAAACGCACTGGGTATGGATTATCTACCTGGGGTTGAGATTTCGGTAACTTGGATGGGGCAAACCATCCATATCGTTGGCTTAGGAATTGACGCTGCCCATGCCGGAATTCTAGAGGGCTTACGTCGTACCCGCGAAGGTCGTGGTAATCGCGCTAAACAGATGGCCGAACAATTATTGAAAGCCGGGATACCTGGCGCCTATGAAGGTGCATTGCATTTTGCGGGTAATCAAGAACTCATTTCTCGTACACACTTTGCACGCTTTCTGGTGGAGCAGGGTATTTGCAAAGATACTGACCAAGTCTTTAAAAGATATCTCGTTGAAGACAAGCCAGGTTACGTGCCGCATCTGTGGGCAACATTAGATGATGCGGTTGCTTGGATCAAAGAGGCTGGTGGAGCAGCTGTGATCGCACATCCCGGCCGTTACAAGCTGAGCGCCATGCAGATGGATGAACTCTACAAGCACTTCAAAGAAATTGGCGGCATGGCCATTGAGGTCATTACTGGCAGTCATAGCCCCAATCAATACCAAACCTATGGCAAGATTGCTCAGCACTATGGATTTTTAGCTTCCCGAGGATCAGATTTTCATGACCCAGAGGAAAGCTATATTGACCTGGGCACCTTGCCTCATTTGCCGGATCACCTTACTCCAGTGTGGTCGCTATTTCATTAAGCCGTCCA is from Polynucleobacter sp. MG-Unter2-18 and encodes:
- the zapE gene encoding cell division protein ZapE produces the protein MKALEFYHQELKARGYHSDPAQLAAIERLQRCEDEWVAYKEIRSNGLKKKLFKPKLPRGVYLWGGVGRGKSFLMDVFFAASPLEKKIRIHFHEFMREVHRELHELSGMADPLDELAKRIANRYRLICFDEFHINDIADAMILYRLLSALFEDRVQFVMTSNYEPSQLYPNGLHRDRLLPAIKLLEEQLDVMNVDAGNDYRRVQMAQVQAYLTPVNAATHAILMQMFQTLIGNQKETVRPVLRIESRELRPLHMAQGVVWFDFQTLCCGPRSQNDYLEIAKQFHTVILSGVPYMPPRMTNEARRFIWLIDVLYDHKIKLIISAEVPAVDLYTEGQITSEFSRTVSRLIEMQSRDYLDAPRRVIDTSLT
- the lpdA gene encoding dihydrolipoyl dehydrogenase, with protein sequence MSQSFDIVVIGGGPGGYIAAIRAAQLGFKVACAESSAYDDPKGEIRLGGTCLNVGCIPSKALLSSSEEFEKISHHVADHGITVGSVKLDSGKMIARKDGIVTKMTAGIQFLFRKNKITLLKGHASFEGKNADGYQVKIDGKDKEVVNAKNVIIATGSKARHLPGIPVDNVLISDNEGGLKFDSIPKKLGVIGAGVIGLELGSVWRRVGSDVTILEALPTFLGAVDQGIAKEAHKIFTKQGLKINMGVKIGEVKADKKGVVVNYTDSEGKAQKLECDRLIVSVGRVPNTDKLGLDKIGLKVDERGFIPIDDHTCATAAPSVYAVGDVVRGPMLAHKAEDEGVLVAETIAGQKPHIDYNCIPWVIYTDPEIAWVGRTEEQLKQAGIAYKAGQFPFAANGRALGMDRAEGFVKVLADEKTDEILGVHIIGPNASDLIAEAAVAMEFKAAAEDIARICHPHPSLSEVVREAALATDKRALNM
- a CDS encoding 3',5'-nucleoside bisphosphate phosphatase gives rise to the protein MTSNSNLNADLHCHSVVSDGTLTPEELAERAYSNGVRLWALTDHDELGGQERAQLAANALGMDYLPGVEISVTWMGQTIHIVGLGIDAAHAGILEGLRRTREGRGNRAKQMAEQLLKAGIPGAYEGALHFAGNQELISRTHFARFLVEQGICKDTDQVFKRYLVEDKPGYVPHLWATLDDAVAWIKEAGGAAVIAHPGRYKLSAMQMDELYKHFKEIGGMAIEVITGSHSPNQYQTYGKIAQHYGFLASRGSDFHDPEESYIDLGTLPHLPDHLTPVWSLFH